TCATATCTTGATCCCGTGGTAGTGCTCAGGGTACTGGTAATCCTTCCGGAGCGGGTGCCCTTCCCAGTCGTCCGGCAGGAGGATCCGGTTGGGGTCGCACGAGCCCTCGAACACGATCCCGACCAGGTCGTACGTCTCCCGCTCCTGGTAGATGGCGGCCTTCCAGACCGGGTCCACCGAGGGGATGGAGGGGTTGTCGTGGGGGAGATGCGCCTTGATGCCGATCGAGTGGCCGAGCTCCATCGAGTTCAGGTGGTACGCCACGGCGAACCGGTCCTTGTAATCCACGCCGGAGATGCACATGACGGACCCGAAGCGAAGCTCGGGATCCTCCTTCAGGAACCTGCAGATCTCCCGGATGGAGCGGGGGTCAACGACCACGAAGTTGGGGTTGAAGCTTCCCGACTGGAGTTCCACGACGGCGGCGCCGAACTTCCCCTTCAGCTTTTCGAAGATCGCCTGGGCATCCAATGGTTTCGTCCCGCCCTTCACGCTTTATTGCCGAAGTTTTTGGTCTGCATGATGAGCTTCTGCAGGTTCATGATGCCGTCGATGAACGCCTCGGGGCGGGGGGGGCAGCCGGGGACGTAGACGTCGACTTTGGGCAGGATCAGGTCGACTCCCTTGACCACGCAGTAGGAGTCCTTGTAGAACGGGCCGCCGGTGATGGTGCACGCCCCGATGGCGATGACCCACTTGGGCTCCGCCATCTGGTGGTAAAGCCGCTGCACCCGTTCGGCCATCTTGTGCGAGATCGTGCCGCACACCAGCAGCAGGTCGGCCTGCCGGGGGGTCGCGCGGAACACCGCGCCGAAGCGGTCGAAGTCGTACTTGGAGGCGCCGCCCTGCATCAGCTCGATGCCGCAGCACGCCGTCGCGTAGAAGAGGTACCAGAGGGAGCTTTTACGGCACCAGTTGATGAACAGGTCCGCGACGCCGACCTCGACGAACCCTTCGCCGCCCTGGCAGGTCCCCCGGACCCGCTCGATGTTCTTCTGGATGACGTTCTTGGGCAGCTCC
This DNA window, taken from Thermodesulfobacteriota bacterium, encodes the following:
- a CDS encoding NADH-quinone oxidoreductase subunit B family protein, giving the protein MSQGPAKRKTKPIKSNIFDVVPAPAELPKNVIQKNIERVRGTCQGGEGFVEVGVADLFINWCRKSSLWYLFYATACCGIELMQGGASKYDFDRFGAVFRATPRQADLLLVCGTISHKMAERVQRLYHQMAEPKWVIAIGACTITGGPFYKDSYCVVKGVDLILPKVDVYVPGCPPRPEAFIDGIMNLQKLIMQTKNFGNKA
- a CDS encoding NADH-quinone oxidoreductase subunit C — protein: MDAQAIFEKLKGKFGAAVVELQSGSFNPNFVVVDPRSIREICRFLKEDPELRFGSVMCISGVDYKDRFAVAYHLNSMELGHSIGIKAHLPHDNPSIPSVDPVWKAAIYQERETYDLVGIVFEGSCDPNRILLPDDWEGHPLRKDYQYPEHYHGIKI